The following coding sequences lie in one Apium graveolens cultivar Ventura chromosome 1, ASM990537v1, whole genome shotgun sequence genomic window:
- the LOC141670498 gene encoding uncharacterized protein LOC141670498 isoform X3 encodes MKRNCGNDSFPLYPSKKERISTQVDHFVCYDLFVSDWLQVGADFDFFGSRDGRDLCEMLDSSDNSDSESRKTKGLKRNAVNDIATTSGSSENVSVDQLSNVASTYLKRPKTHDPTTSVSTNLELEHKVRKLRTKATALRGLLKLTQIPESRLLEMDHLLTVICETFSIPLAQYWVVTDPYFGRLRVMCQKGNTKFGILKPWCEFKTTCLQMHLNVGKGLVGNTFLSHKSLFCKDIKELSTTCYPMAQYPLNCGSIACFTVCLHSISPKYTECVLEFFLPSQEMDSFYPQTLLNSLLATMKEHLPYYIVASGEQLGQVLSVDIISTYTVVPQSFKVGQPNSSLSYHEDSKKEGDILYIEKSNSAINNDEATTSGGTSKCTPVNVAEITDLDELEEESLFKCSKSQSLTSQLKRTKKIVEGERSILRIDHSAFEMNLKKGINHRGESAVDELGDELEEVSPSMLIESQSLASQPKRSEESLEDEGNTVKIFNSAMVVTSEEAILQKEHTVAEKRDQNGSSIFCFVDDLTVVIGVEGSTVEDIGYTASTASQPSNFQTMILLPQQVLDEDTSTQELILEHVLRTRIVGVEKDKTTIHSASKTCIHETSEREKQSKNGNSFQKIYEQFGRRLDDAANCCSGNELEKESPMMCIKPQSITSQPNRSGKISKEIGSTAEIDHSSSEITFEEATNHKEQTKAAQTAGFTVDEPIDESPIDNAVYATSDKDIKTMSIASEPSILETMRLLPLFHVEEDTMVLQDEGDASQQLPCIPQPLYRDGIEEDEQVLDITECTPNVNPSEEIATDETSKRQPDNVADIICFDGLKEESSIQCTEPRSLTPRSKRTENILKDDGNIIDIDHYAPDMILKEAIQYRGHTVADQGDAYVSKLE; translated from the exons ATGAAGAGGAATTGTGGAAACGACTCTTTTCCCCTCTACCCCTCCAAAAAAGAAAGGATATCTACACAAGTTGATCATTTTGTTTGTTATGATTTATTTGTCAGTGATTGGCTTCAAGTTGGGGCAGATTTTGATTTTTTTGGTAGCAGAGATGGTAGAGACCTGTGTGAAATGTTAGATAGCAGCGATAATAGTGACTCTGAAAGTAGGAAAACAAAAGGGCTCAAAAGGAATGCAGTGAATGATATTGCTACAACGAGCGGATCCTCCGAGAATGTATCTGTTGATCAACTTTCTAATGTAGCTTCAACTTACCTTAAACGACCTAAAACTCATGATCCGACTACTTCCGTGAGTACTAATTTAGAGTTGGAGCACAAAGTTCGAAAACTTCGAACCAAGGCTACCGCACTTCGAGGGCTACTTAAGTTAACACAG ATTCCAGAAAGCAGACTCCTGGAAATGGATCACTTGTTGACAGTTATATGTGAAACATTTTCGATACCCCTTGCTCAATACTGGGTCGTTACAGACCCTTACTTTGGACGACTTAGGGTAATGTGTCAAAAAGGTAACACAAAATTTGGAATATTAAAACCCTGGTGCGAGTTTAAAACTACCTGTTTGCAAATGCATCTTAATGTAGGTAAAGGCCTTGTTGGCAACACATTTCTATCCCATAAATCCTTGTTCTGCAAGGATATTAAAGAACTTAGCACTACTTGTTACCCCATGGCGCAGTATCCACTGAATTGTGGGTCAATTGCTTGTTTTACAGTATGCTTGCATAGCATTTCCCCAAAATATACAGAATGTGTACTGGAGTTCTTTCTGCCCTCGCAAGAAATGGATAGTTTTTACCCTCAAACCTTGTTGAACTCTCTTTTGGCAACAATGAAGGAACATCTTCCGTATTATATTGTTGCCTCAGGGGAACAATTAGGACAAGTGTTGTCTGTAGATATTATCAGCACTTATACAGTTGTGCCTCAATCTTTTAAAGTAGGTCAGCCCAATAGCTCTCTTTCTTACCATGAAGACTCAAAAAAGGAAGGGGATATTCTGTACATAGAAAAGAGTAACTCGGCCATAAATAATGATGAAGCAACTACCTCGGGCGGAACTTCAAAGTGCACACCTGTTAATGTCGCTGAGATCACTGATC tagatgaactggaagaagaaTCACTTTTCAAGTGTAGTAAATCTCAGTCTCTCACTTCCCAATTAAAGAGAACTAAGAAAATTGTAGAAGGTGAAAGGAGTATTCTGAGAATAGATCATTCCGCtttcgagatgaatttgaaaaaGGGGATAAATCACAGAGGGGAAAGCGCGGTTGATGAGCTAG gggatgaattggaagaagtatcACCTAGCATGTTAATTGAATCTCAGTCTCTCGCTTCCCAACCCAAGAGATCTGAAGAAAGTTTAGAAGATGAGGGAAATACTGTGAAGATATTTAATTCTGCTATGGTAGTGACTTCGGAAGAGGCTATACTGCAGAAAGAGCACACGGTGGCTGAAAAGAGAG ATCAAAATGGAAGTTCAATTTTTTGTTTCGTTGATGACCTCACAGTAGTTATAGGGGTAGAAGGATCAACGGTTGAAGACATTGGATATACTGCGAGTACTGCATCTCAGCCTTCCAATTTCCAAACCATGATATTGCTACCCCAGCAAGTACTCGATGAAGATACTTCAACTCAGGAACTGATATTGGAACATGTACTTCGAACACGAATTGTGGGCGTAGAAAAAGATAAAACAACCATACATTCTGCCAGTAAAACATGCATACATGAGACATCAGAAAGAGAGAAGCAATCTAAAAACGGCAacagttttcagaaaatttaTGAGCAATTTGGGAGAAGATTAGATGATGCTGCAAACTGCTGTAGTG GGAATGAATTGGAAAAAGAATCACCTATGATGTGTATTAAACCTCAATCTATCACTTCCCAGCCCAACAGATCTGGGAAAATCTCAAAAGAAATTGGGAGCACGGCAGAGATAGATCATTCTTCCTCGGAAATTACTTTTGAAGAGGCTACGAATCACAAAGAGCAGACTAAGGCTGCTCAGACAG CTGGCTTCACAGTAGATGAACCGATAGACGAATCACCTATCGACAATGCTGTGTATGCTACTAGTGATAAAGACATTAAAACTATGAGTATCGCATCCGAGCCTTCCATTTTGGAAACCATGAGATTGCTACCCCTTTTTCATGTTGAAGAAGATACGATGGTGTTACAAGATGAAGGGGATGCATCCCAACAGCTTCCTTGTATTCCGCAACCTTTGTATAGAGATGGCATTGAGGAAGATGAACAAGTTCTTGACATAACAGAGTGTACCCCAAATGTTAACCCCTCTGAAGAAATCGCCACAGATGAGACGTCAAAAAGACAACCTGACAATGTCGCTGACATCATTTGCT TTGATGGCTTGAAAGAAGAATCATCTATCCAGTGTACTGAACCTCGGTCTCTCACTCCCAGATCCAAGAGAACTGAAAACATCTTAAAAGATGATGGGAACATTATAGATATAGACCATTATGCTCCGGATATGATTCTGAAAGAGGCTATACAGTACAGAGGACACACTGTGGCTGATCAGGGAG ATGCTTATGTATCAAAACTAGAATAA
- the LOC141670498 gene encoding uncharacterized protein LOC141670498 isoform X1: protein MKRNCGNDSFPLYPSKKERISTQVDHFVCYDLFVSDWLQVGADFDFFGSRDGRDLCEMLDSSDNSDSESRKTKGLKRNAVNDIATTSGSSENVSVDQLSNVASTYLKRPKTHDPTTSVSTNLELEHKVRKLRTKATALRGLLKLTQIPESRLLEMDHLLTVICETFSIPLAQYWVVTDPYFGRLRVMCQKGNTKFGILKPWCEFKTTCLQMHLNVGKGLVGNTFLSHKSLFCKDIKELSTTCYPMAQYPLNCGSIACFTVCLHSISPKYTECVLEFFLPSQEMDSFYPQTLLNSLLATMKEHLPYYIVASGEQLGQVLSVDIISTYTVVPQSFKVGQPNSSLSYHEDSKKEGDILYIEKSNSAINNDEATTSGGTSKCTPVNVAEITDLDELEEESLFKCSKSQSLTSQLKRTKKIVEGERSILRIDHSAFEMNLKKGINHRGESAVDELGDELEEVSPSMLIESQSLASQPKRSEESLEDEGNTVKIFNSAMVVTSEEAILQKEHTVAEKRDQNGSSIFCFVDDLTVVIGVEGSTVEDIGYTASTASQPSNFQTMILLPQQVLDEDTSTQELILEHVLRTRIVGVEKDKTTIHSASKTCIHETSEREKQSKNGNSFQKIYEQFGRRLDDAANCCSGNELEKESPMMCIKPQSITSQPNRSGKISKEIGSTAEIDHSSSEITFEEATNHKEQTKAAQTAGFTVDEPIDESPIDNAVYATSDKDIKTMSIASEPSILETMRLLPLFHVEEDTMVLQDEGDASQQLPCIPQPLYRDGIEEDEQVLDITECTPNVNPSEEIATDETSKRQPDNVADIICFDGLKEESSIQCTEPRSLTPRSKRTENILKDDGNIIDIDHYAPDMILKEAIQYRGHTVADQGGNITFSITGKTISMPTLLIYTCT from the exons ATGAAGAGGAATTGTGGAAACGACTCTTTTCCCCTCTACCCCTCCAAAAAAGAAAGGATATCTACACAAGTTGATCATTTTGTTTGTTATGATTTATTTGTCAGTGATTGGCTTCAAGTTGGGGCAGATTTTGATTTTTTTGGTAGCAGAGATGGTAGAGACCTGTGTGAAATGTTAGATAGCAGCGATAATAGTGACTCTGAAAGTAGGAAAACAAAAGGGCTCAAAAGGAATGCAGTGAATGATATTGCTACAACGAGCGGATCCTCCGAGAATGTATCTGTTGATCAACTTTCTAATGTAGCTTCAACTTACCTTAAACGACCTAAAACTCATGATCCGACTACTTCCGTGAGTACTAATTTAGAGTTGGAGCACAAAGTTCGAAAACTTCGAACCAAGGCTACCGCACTTCGAGGGCTACTTAAGTTAACACAG ATTCCAGAAAGCAGACTCCTGGAAATGGATCACTTGTTGACAGTTATATGTGAAACATTTTCGATACCCCTTGCTCAATACTGGGTCGTTACAGACCCTTACTTTGGACGACTTAGGGTAATGTGTCAAAAAGGTAACACAAAATTTGGAATATTAAAACCCTGGTGCGAGTTTAAAACTACCTGTTTGCAAATGCATCTTAATGTAGGTAAAGGCCTTGTTGGCAACACATTTCTATCCCATAAATCCTTGTTCTGCAAGGATATTAAAGAACTTAGCACTACTTGTTACCCCATGGCGCAGTATCCACTGAATTGTGGGTCAATTGCTTGTTTTACAGTATGCTTGCATAGCATTTCCCCAAAATATACAGAATGTGTACTGGAGTTCTTTCTGCCCTCGCAAGAAATGGATAGTTTTTACCCTCAAACCTTGTTGAACTCTCTTTTGGCAACAATGAAGGAACATCTTCCGTATTATATTGTTGCCTCAGGGGAACAATTAGGACAAGTGTTGTCTGTAGATATTATCAGCACTTATACAGTTGTGCCTCAATCTTTTAAAGTAGGTCAGCCCAATAGCTCTCTTTCTTACCATGAAGACTCAAAAAAGGAAGGGGATATTCTGTACATAGAAAAGAGTAACTCGGCCATAAATAATGATGAAGCAACTACCTCGGGCGGAACTTCAAAGTGCACACCTGTTAATGTCGCTGAGATCACTGATC tagatgaactggaagaagaaTCACTTTTCAAGTGTAGTAAATCTCAGTCTCTCACTTCCCAATTAAAGAGAACTAAGAAAATTGTAGAAGGTGAAAGGAGTATTCTGAGAATAGATCATTCCGCtttcgagatgaatttgaaaaaGGGGATAAATCACAGAGGGGAAAGCGCGGTTGATGAGCTAG gggatgaattggaagaagtatcACCTAGCATGTTAATTGAATCTCAGTCTCTCGCTTCCCAACCCAAGAGATCTGAAGAAAGTTTAGAAGATGAGGGAAATACTGTGAAGATATTTAATTCTGCTATGGTAGTGACTTCGGAAGAGGCTATACTGCAGAAAGAGCACACGGTGGCTGAAAAGAGAG ATCAAAATGGAAGTTCAATTTTTTGTTTCGTTGATGACCTCACAGTAGTTATAGGGGTAGAAGGATCAACGGTTGAAGACATTGGATATACTGCGAGTACTGCATCTCAGCCTTCCAATTTCCAAACCATGATATTGCTACCCCAGCAAGTACTCGATGAAGATACTTCAACTCAGGAACTGATATTGGAACATGTACTTCGAACACGAATTGTGGGCGTAGAAAAAGATAAAACAACCATACATTCTGCCAGTAAAACATGCATACATGAGACATCAGAAAGAGAGAAGCAATCTAAAAACGGCAacagttttcagaaaatttaTGAGCAATTTGGGAGAAGATTAGATGATGCTGCAAACTGCTGTAGTG GGAATGAATTGGAAAAAGAATCACCTATGATGTGTATTAAACCTCAATCTATCACTTCCCAGCCCAACAGATCTGGGAAAATCTCAAAAGAAATTGGGAGCACGGCAGAGATAGATCATTCTTCCTCGGAAATTACTTTTGAAGAGGCTACGAATCACAAAGAGCAGACTAAGGCTGCTCAGACAG CTGGCTTCACAGTAGATGAACCGATAGACGAATCACCTATCGACAATGCTGTGTATGCTACTAGTGATAAAGACATTAAAACTATGAGTATCGCATCCGAGCCTTCCATTTTGGAAACCATGAGATTGCTACCCCTTTTTCATGTTGAAGAAGATACGATGGTGTTACAAGATGAAGGGGATGCATCCCAACAGCTTCCTTGTATTCCGCAACCTTTGTATAGAGATGGCATTGAGGAAGATGAACAAGTTCTTGACATAACAGAGTGTACCCCAAATGTTAACCCCTCTGAAGAAATCGCCACAGATGAGACGTCAAAAAGACAACCTGACAATGTCGCTGACATCATTTGCT TTGATGGCTTGAAAGAAGAATCATCTATCCAGTGTACTGAACCTCGGTCTCTCACTCCCAGATCCAAGAGAACTGAAAACATCTTAAAAGATGATGGGAACATTATAGATATAGACCATTATGCTCCGGATATGATTCTGAAAGAGGCTATACAGTACAGAGGACACACTGTGGCTGATCAGGGAGGTAACATTACCTTTAGTATTACAGGAAAAACTATAAGCATGCCTACTTTACTAATATATACGTGCACATAA